One window of Pectobacterium carotovorum genomic DNA carries:
- the clpA gene encoding ATP-dependent Clp protease ATP-binding subunit ClpA gives MLNQELELSLNMAFARAREHRHEFMTVEHLLLALLSNPAAREALEACTVDLAALRQELEAFIEQTTPTLPQGDDERETQPTLSFQRVLQRAVFHVQSSGRSEVSGANVLVAIFSEQESQAAYLLRKHDVSRLDVVNFISHGTRKEESDQAPSAESPVNEEQAGGEDRMENFTTNLNQLARVGGIDPLIGRDKELERTIQVLCRRRKNNPLLVGESGVGKTAIAEGLAWRIVQGDVPEVMAECTLYSLDIGALLAGTKYRGDFEKRFKALLKQLEQDKNSILFIDEIHTIIGAGAASGGQVDAANLIKPLLSSGKIRVIGSTTYQEFSNIFEKDRALARRFQKIDITEPSVEETIQIINGLKPKYEAHHDVRYTSKAVRAAVELAVKYINDRHLPDKAIDVIDEAGARSRLMPVSKRKKTVNVSDIESVVARIARIPEKTVSASDRDVLKNLSDRLKMLVFGQDNAIEALSESIKMSRAGLGQERKPVGSFLFAGPTGVGKTEVTLQLAKALDIELLRFDMSEYMERHTVSRLIGAPPGYVGYDQGGLLTDAVIKHPHAVLLLDEIEKAHPDVFNLLLQVMDNGTLTDNNGRKADFRNVIVVMTTNAGVRETQRKSIGIIHQDNSTDAMEEIKKVFTPEFRNRLDGIIWFNHLSTDVIQQVVDKFIVELQAQLDAKGVSLEVSDEARDWLAEKGYDKAMGARPMARVMQESLKKPLANELLFGSLVDGGSVTVELDKETQQLTYGFVSAQKRKAESVN, from the coding sequence ATGCTCAATCAAGAACTGGAACTCAGTCTCAACATGGCTTTCGCCAGAGCGCGTGAGCACCGACACGAGTTTATGACCGTGGAGCACCTGCTGTTGGCTTTGCTCAGTAACCCAGCCGCCCGTGAAGCATTAGAAGCCTGCACGGTAGATTTAGCCGCGCTGCGTCAAGAGCTGGAAGCGTTCATTGAGCAAACCACACCAACATTACCGCAGGGTGACGACGAGCGCGAAACGCAACCCACGCTCAGCTTCCAGCGCGTGCTCCAACGCGCCGTCTTCCATGTGCAGTCCTCCGGCCGCAGCGAAGTGTCTGGTGCCAACGTTCTGGTCGCGATTTTTAGCGAACAGGAATCTCAGGCTGCCTACCTGCTGCGCAAGCATGACGTTAGCCGTCTGGATGTCGTGAACTTTATTTCTCACGGCACGCGTAAAGAAGAATCCGACCAAGCGCCGAGCGCTGAAAGTCCCGTCAATGAAGAACAGGCAGGAGGGGAAGATCGTATGGAAAACTTCACCACCAATCTGAATCAACTGGCTCGCGTTGGCGGTATCGATCCGCTCATTGGCCGGGATAAAGAACTGGAGCGCACGATTCAGGTGCTGTGCCGCCGTCGTAAAAATAATCCGCTGCTGGTCGGCGAATCTGGCGTCGGTAAAACCGCGATTGCTGAAGGGCTGGCCTGGCGTATTGTGCAGGGCGATGTACCAGAAGTGATGGCGGAGTGCACCCTGTACTCGCTGGACATCGGCGCGCTGCTGGCAGGCACCAAATACCGTGGTGATTTTGAAAAACGCTTCAAGGCACTGTTGAAACAGTTGGAGCAGGATAAAAACAGTATTCTGTTCATTGATGAAATCCACACGATTATCGGTGCTGGCGCGGCGTCCGGTGGTCAGGTCGATGCGGCTAATTTGATTAAACCACTGCTTTCCAGCGGCAAGATTCGCGTTATCGGCTCGACCACCTATCAGGAATTCAGCAATATCTTTGAAAAGGATCGGGCGCTGGCGCGTCGTTTCCAGAAAATCGATATCACTGAACCGAGCGTGGAAGAAACCATACAAATCATTAATGGTCTGAAGCCGAAATATGAGGCTCACCATGATGTTCGCTATACGTCGAAAGCAGTTCGTGCCGCGGTAGAACTGGCCGTGAAATACATCAATGACCGCCACCTGCCGGATAAAGCGATTGATGTGATCGATGAAGCGGGTGCGCGCAGCCGTCTGATGCCGGTCAGCAAACGCAAGAAAACGGTCAATGTGAGTGATATTGAGTCCGTTGTCGCCCGCATCGCCCGTATTCCAGAAAAAACCGTCTCCGCCAGCGATCGCGATGTGCTGAAAAATCTCAGTGATCGCTTGAAAATGCTGGTGTTTGGGCAGGACAATGCAATCGAAGCGCTGTCCGAGTCTATCAAGATGAGTCGTGCAGGGCTGGGTCAGGAGCGTAAACCGGTCGGTTCCTTCCTGTTCGCGGGTCCTACCGGCGTCGGTAAGACGGAAGTGACGTTACAGCTGGCCAAAGCGCTGGATATTGAACTACTGCGCTTTGATATGTCCGAATATATGGAGCGCCATACGGTTAGCCGCTTGATTGGCGCGCCTCCGGGCTATGTGGGCTACGATCAGGGCGGCCTGCTGACGGATGCGGTGATTAAGCATCCTCATGCGGTACTGTTGTTGGATGAGATCGAAAAAGCGCATCCTGACGTCTTTAACCTGCTGTTGCAGGTGATGGATAACGGTACGTTGACGGACAACAATGGCCGTAAAGCGGATTTCCGCAATGTCATTGTCGTCATGACCACCAATGCGGGCGTGCGGGAAACACAGCGTAAATCCATCGGCATCATCCATCAGGACAACAGTACTGATGCGATGGAAGAAATTAAGAAGGTGTTTACGCCGGAGTTCCGTAACCGTCTGGACGGCATTATCTGGTTCAACCATCTGTCGACCGATGTCATTCAGCAGGTTGTCGATAAGTTTATCGTAGAACTTCAGGCGCAGCTGGATGCGAAAGGCGTGTCGCTGGAAGTGAGCGATGAAGCGCGCGACTGGCTGGCAGAGAAAGGCTATGACAAAGCAATGGGTGCCCGACCAATGGCACGCGTGATGCAGGAAAGTCTCAAGAAACCGCTGGCCAACGAGCTGCTGTTTGGTTCGCTGGTGGACGGGGGTTCTGTGACGGTGGAACTGGATAAAGAAACGCAACAGCTGACGTATGGCTTCGTGAGTGCGCAGAAGCGAAAAGCAGAAAGCGTTAATTAA
- a CDS encoding carboxymuconolactone decarboxylase family protein, which produces MSQRLDYYSKSPDAAKKYLEFNNILHKKPFLAEIGHLVTLRASQLNGCAFCVDMHVKEAKIHGERELRLHHVAVWRESPLFSPRERAALEWTEVLTHLPPHGVPDEVFMRVREQLSEEDLADLSFMIIAINGWNRLGVAFQVVPGSADKLYGLEKANLS; this is translated from the coding sequence ATGAGCCAACGTCTTGATTACTACAGCAAGTCTCCCGATGCCGCTAAAAAGTATCTGGAGTTTAATAATATTCTGCATAAGAAACCGTTTCTGGCTGAAATAGGCCATCTGGTTACGCTACGCGCTTCTCAACTTAACGGCTGTGCATTTTGCGTTGATATGCACGTTAAAGAAGCCAAGATTCATGGGGAGCGCGAGCTACGCCTGCATCATGTGGCTGTCTGGCGTGAATCACCGCTTTTCTCCCCGCGCGAGCGTGCTGCGCTTGAGTGGACAGAAGTGCTGACTCATCTTCCGCCTCACGGCGTGCCTGACGAGGTATTTATGCGCGTTCGTGAACAGCTGTCAGAAGAAGATCTAGCTGACTTATCTTTCATGATTATCGCGATTAATGGCTGGAATCGTCTGGGCGTCGCGTTTCAGGTCGTTCCCGGCTCCGCAGATAAGCTGTACGGGCTGGAAAAAGCCAATCTGAGCTAA
- a CDS encoding PLP-dependent aminotransferase family protein: MKPDSPLFFPLSFQEGTPLYRQLYERVRRAISVGLLSPGDRLPSARMLAKELGVARGTIEQAYSLLIAEGYLQARGQAGTLVNPDLPLAPTPANDATVSPSAPDDEQNILWRPSQLLPFQMGVPAFDAFPRKLWARLGARYLRSMQLPDWDYPAPYGLPALRNAIASYLQVARGIDCTANQVFITSGWRANLQLAALALLKSGQRVWVEDPGYPPTRQLLSQSDLCPVPVTVDREGLNVERGIALANDASMAVVTPAHQSPLSMSLSLPRRQALLQWATEQHAWVVEDDYDGEYRYVSRPLPALASLDRNGRVLYAGTFSKVLFPGIRLAYLVVPQAQIATFEHISRIFFASASPTITQSIVASFIAEGHFARHIQRTRRLYAERRTATIAALQGILGNRVHIDSQPGGMHLVLRLPNSIRDRQLADRLLAQGIAVQPLSRWAVSGNGDNALLVSFTNCATMAEPERLATLLLAELEQHGS, translated from the coding sequence ATGAAGCCTGACTCTCCCCTATTTTTCCCCCTTTCCTTTCAGGAAGGTACGCCGCTTTACCGGCAGCTTTACGAGCGGGTGCGTCGGGCTATCAGCGTAGGCCTATTGTCTCCAGGTGACCGTCTGCCTTCCGCACGTATGCTTGCGAAAGAGCTCGGCGTCGCACGCGGAACAATAGAACAGGCCTACTCGTTGCTGATTGCCGAAGGTTATCTGCAGGCGCGCGGGCAAGCAGGAACGCTTGTGAATCCCGATTTACCCTTAGCGCCAACGCCTGCTAACGATGCAACGGTATCCCCCTCAGCACCAGACGATGAACAGAACATACTGTGGCGTCCATCGCAGCTGTTGCCGTTTCAAATGGGGGTTCCCGCTTTTGATGCCTTTCCGCGCAAACTCTGGGCTCGACTTGGCGCACGCTATCTTCGCAGCATGCAATTACCGGATTGGGATTACCCTGCACCTTATGGCTTGCCAGCGCTAAGAAACGCTATCGCTTCTTATCTGCAAGTGGCACGTGGCATTGACTGTACTGCAAATCAGGTATTCATCACCTCAGGTTGGCGCGCTAATTTGCAACTCGCAGCGCTAGCCTTGCTGAAATCTGGGCAGCGCGTCTGGGTTGAAGATCCTGGCTATCCCCCCACTCGCCAGTTGCTGTCACAATCTGACTTATGTCCGGTTCCGGTAACCGTCGATCGTGAAGGACTTAACGTGGAGCGCGGCATCGCGCTGGCGAATGACGCCAGTATGGCCGTTGTCACTCCCGCACATCAAAGTCCTCTGTCGATGTCGCTATCGCTCCCTCGGCGACAGGCATTATTGCAGTGGGCAACGGAGCAGCACGCCTGGGTAGTGGAGGATGATTATGATGGGGAATATCGTTACGTCAGTCGCCCGCTCCCAGCGCTCGCCAGCCTGGATCGCAATGGGCGGGTTCTGTATGCGGGCACCTTCAGCAAGGTGTTATTCCCGGGGATTCGGTTGGCTTATTTGGTTGTCCCGCAGGCACAGATTGCCACCTTTGAACACATCAGCCGAATTTTCTTCGCTTCCGCATCGCCAACGATAACGCAATCTATCGTTGCCAGCTTCATCGCTGAAGGCCATTTTGCCCGGCACATTCAGCGCACGCGACGCCTTTATGCAGAACGTCGCACCGCCACCATCGCTGCGCTACAAGGTATTTTGGGGAACCGTGTACACATCGATTCGCAGCCCGGCGGGATGCACTTAGTGTTACGCCTACCGAATAGCATTCGCGATCGGCAGCTTGCCGACCGCCTGCTGGCTCAGGGTATTGCCGTTCAACCGCTATCACGCTGGGCAGTATCAGGAAATGGTGATAACGCGCTACTCGTCAGTTTCACCAACTGCGCCACGATGGCAGAACCGGAACGGCTTGCCACGTTGCTCCTTGCCGAGCTTGAACAACACGGGAGCTAA
- the infA gene encoding translation initiation factor IF-1 produces the protein MAKEDNIEMQGTVLDTLPNTMFRVELENGHVVTAHISGKMRKNYIRILTGDKVTVELTPYDLSKGRIVFRSR, from the coding sequence ATGGCCAAAGAAGACAATATTGAAATGCAAGGCACCGTGCTTGATACGCTGCCCAACACCATGTTCCGCGTTGAATTGGAAAACGGGCACGTGGTTACCGCTCATATCTCCGGTAAAATGCGTAAAAACTATATCCGCATCCTGACGGGTGACAAAGTCACTGTAGAGTTAACCCCGTACGACCTGAGTAAAGGCCGCATTGTCTTCCGCAGCCGTTAA
- the aat gene encoding leucyl/phenylalanyl-tRNA--protein transferase, whose amino-acid sequence MRLYQLSSQSLQFPDPNHALDDPNGLLAVGGDLSVARLKAAYRQGIFPWYSPGEPILWWSPNPRAVLFPGEFHLSRSMKKFLKRHIFHATLNQAFDDVIHACAHEHHDGTWITPDIIAAYRQLHQVGKAHSVEVWHNGALVGGLYGIEQGRLFCGESMFSRMDNASKYALLAFQQHFIRHGGHLIDCQVLNAHTASLGVSEIPRERFLQLLFQWQNIAVDDGCWLPQQLAEPTA is encoded by the coding sequence ATGCGCCTATACCAGCTATCGTCTCAATCGCTTCAGTTTCCTGATCCGAATCATGCGCTGGATGACCCCAACGGCCTGCTGGCCGTTGGCGGCGATCTCTCCGTTGCCAGACTGAAAGCGGCTTATCGACAGGGCATTTTCCCTTGGTACTCCCCCGGTGAACCTATCTTATGGTGGTCTCCGAATCCGCGTGCGGTTCTCTTTCCCGGTGAATTCCATCTCAGCCGCAGCATGAAAAAATTCCTAAAACGTCATATTTTTCATGCCACGCTCAATCAGGCATTTGATGATGTCATCCACGCCTGCGCGCATGAACACCATGATGGCACCTGGATTACGCCAGACATAATTGCAGCTTATCGCCAGCTTCATCAGGTTGGGAAAGCACATTCCGTCGAAGTGTGGCACAATGGCGCACTGGTTGGTGGGTTATATGGTATTGAACAAGGGCGATTATTTTGCGGTGAATCAATGTTCAGCCGCATGGATAACGCCTCAAAATATGCACTGCTGGCGTTCCAGCAGCATTTTATTCGCCACGGCGGTCATTTGATTGATTGTCAGGTGTTAAATGCCCATACGGCGTCACTGGGCGTGAGTGAAATTCCCCGCGAACGCTTTCTGCAACTGCTTTTCCAGTGGCAGAATATTGCCGTCGATGACGGTTGTTGGCTACCACAACAGCTCGCAGAACCGACAGCGTAA